The following proteins are encoded in a genomic region of Takifugu flavidus isolate HTHZ2018 chromosome 3, ASM371156v2, whole genome shotgun sequence:
- the LOC130523409 gene encoding uncharacterized protein LOC130523409 — protein MNVALLTAFAVSLLICEGKGSVSWADPGVTNPHTPSSLVFKRLLVSSAELDSSDFQLRRKLQAKKMNFAVVTIVTIFLLVHEGKGKFSGAERDDVKVPCQDKSSQRNYNEFVQRHVLKEIFNRTDKQQWSRYLLEKNLCGRTRVQSFIDADENQVSQVCRTSGKRVVDGRNLCISTSNMRVYDVQSRKTSKKCTVTKVTGSNHKVVLACNKVSNKCRPVHYEKWTNQKPENVNCS, from the exons ATGAACGTTGCTCTCCTCACCGCCTTCGCCGTATCCCTCCTCATCTGTGAGGGAAAGGGCAGCGTTTCCTGGGCGGATCCTGGCGTCACCAACCCTCACACCCCCTCATCACTGGTGTTTAAAAGGCTGCTGGTGTCCTCAGCAGAACTGGACTCTTCAGACTTCCAGCTGAGACGTAAGCTTCAA gCCAAAAAAATGAACTTTGCTGTCGTCACCATCGTCACCATCTTCCTCCTCGTGCACGAGGGGAAAGGAAAGTTTTCTGGGGCCGAGCGCGACGACGTGAAGGTTCCCTGTCAGGACAAAAGCAGTCAACGCAATTACAATGAGTTTGTCCAGAGACACGTTCTAAAGGAAATCTTTAACAGGACGGATAAGCAACAATGGAGCAG ATACCTGCTGGAGAAAAACCTGTGTGGGAGAACTCGCGTTCAGTCCTTCATCGACGCCGATGAGAATCAAGTCAGTCAAGTTTGTCGCACTTCTGGCAAACGCGTGGTGGACGGTCGGAACCTGTGCATCAGCACCTCAAATATGAGAGTGTATGACGTCCagtcaagaaaaacaagcaaGAAATGCACTGTAACAAAAGTGACCGGGAGCAATCACAAAGTAGTTCTAGCCTGTAACAAAGTGAGCAACAAGTGTCGCCCTGTTCATTATGAAAAATGGACAAATCAGAAACCTGAAAATGTGAATTGTTCCTAA
- the LOC130523260 gene encoding uncharacterized protein LOC130523260 isoform X2, protein MNVALLTAFAVSLLICEGKGSVSWADPGVTNPQPCQQENPGDPGYSYLVKKGLCGRVPVQSFIQATEAQVVQVCGTAGSRVVGGGNLCISKSEMKIYDVVSECSVKNVTVRRHKVVLACEKADVKVPCQEKSNISNYEQFVNRHVLNESFDRKDKEQWSRYLEEKNLCGRTPVQSFIDANENQVREVCRASGQRVVNGGNLCISTSQAGNAL, encoded by the exons ATGAACGTTGCTCTCCTCACCGCCTTCGCCGTATCCCTCCTCATCTGTGAGGGAAAGGGCAGCGTTTCCTGGGCGGATCCTGGCGTCACCAACCCTCAGCCCTGCCAGCAGGAGAACCCTGGAGACCCTGGTTACAGCTACCTGGTAAAGAAAGGCCTGTGTGGCAGGGTTCCGGTGCAGTCCTTCATCCAGGCCACCGAGGCTCAGGTCGTCCAAGTTTGTGGCACTGCCGGCAGCCGGGTGGTGGGCGGTGGCAACCTGTGCATCAGCAAGTCAGAAATGAAAATATACGATGTTGTGTCAGAATGCTCTGTCAAAAATGTGACCGTGCGTCGTCACAAAGTAGTTCTGGCCTGTGAGAAA GCAGACGTGAAGGTTCCCTGTCAGGAGAAAAGCAACATATCCAATTACGAACAGTTCGTCAACAGACACGTTCTAAACGAGAGCTTTGACAGGAAGGATAAGGAACAATGGAGCAG ATACCTGGAGGAGAAAAACCTGTGTGGGAGAACTCCCGTTCAGTCCTTCATCGACGCCAATGAGAATCAAGTCAGAGAAGTTTGTCGCGCTTCTGGCCAGCGCGTGGTGAACGGTGGGAACctgtgcatcagcacctcccaAGCGGGAAATGCTCTGTAA
- the LOC130523260 gene encoding uncharacterized protein LOC130523260 isoform X3, whose amino-acid sequence MNVALLTAFAVSLLICEGKGSVSWADPGVTNPQPCQQENPGDPGYSYLADVKVPCQEKSNISNYEQFVNRHVLNESFDRKDKEQWSRYLLNKSLCGRTFVQSFIEANESDVIEVCRTAGKRVENGRNLCISNSDMKVYDIISLRINENCYIIMLRERNGKVVLACNKVKDQCFPVHYQKWTNQKAGKVKCSNNPQ is encoded by the exons ATGAACGTTGCTCTCCTCACCGCCTTCGCCGTATCCCTCCTCATCTGTGAGGGAAAGGGCAGCGTTTCCTGGGCGGATCCTGGCGTCACCAACCCTCAGCCCTGCCAGCAGGAGAACCCTGGAGACCCTGGTTACAGCTACCTG GCAGACGTGAAGGTTCCCTGTCAGGAGAAAAGCAACATATCCAATTACGAACAGTTCGTCAACAGACACGTTCTAAACGAGAGCTTTGACAGGAAGGATAAGGAACAATGGAGCAG ATACCTGCTGAACAAAAGTCTGTGTGGGAGAACCTTCGTCCAGTCGTTCATCGAGGCCAATGAGAGTGATGTCATTGAAGTTTGTCGCACTGCTGGCAAGCGCGTGGAGAACGGCAGGAACCTGTGCATCAGCAACTCAGATATGAAAGTGTATGATATAATATCACTCCGAATAAATGAGAACTGTTATATTATAATGTTGAGGGAGAGAAATGGCAAAGTAGTTCTAGCCTGTAACAAAGTAAAGGATCAGTGTTTCCCTGTTCATTATCAAAAATGGACAAATCAGAAAGCTGGAAAGGTGAAATGTTCTAATAACCCTCAGTGA
- the LOC130523260 gene encoding uncharacterized protein LOC130523260 isoform X1 → MNVALLTAFAVSLLICEGKGSVSWADPGVTNPQPCQQENPGDPGYSYLVKKGLCGRVPVQSFIQATEAQVVQVCGTAGSRVVGGGNLCISKSEMKIYDVVSECSVKNVTVRRHKVVLACEKADVKVPCQEKSNISNYEQFVNRHVLNESFDRKDKEQWSRYLLNKSLCGRTFVQSFIEANESDVIEVCRTAGKRVENGRNLCISNSDMKVYDIISLRINENCYIIMLRERNGKVVLACNKVKDQCFPVHYQKWTNQKAGKVKCSNNPQ, encoded by the exons ATGAACGTTGCTCTCCTCACCGCCTTCGCCGTATCCCTCCTCATCTGTGAGGGAAAGGGCAGCGTTTCCTGGGCGGATCCTGGCGTCACCAACCCTCAGCCCTGCCAGCAGGAGAACCCTGGAGACCCTGGTTACAGCTACCTGGTAAAGAAAGGCCTGTGTGGCAGGGTTCCGGTGCAGTCCTTCATCCAGGCCACCGAGGCTCAGGTCGTCCAAGTTTGTGGCACTGCCGGCAGCCGGGTGGTGGGCGGTGGCAACCTGTGCATCAGCAAGTCAGAAATGAAAATATACGATGTTGTGTCAGAATGCTCTGTCAAAAATGTGACCGTGCGTCGTCACAAAGTAGTTCTGGCCTGTGAGAAA GCAGACGTGAAGGTTCCCTGTCAGGAGAAAAGCAACATATCCAATTACGAACAGTTCGTCAACAGACACGTTCTAAACGAGAGCTTTGACAGGAAGGATAAGGAACAATGGAGCAG ATACCTGCTGAACAAAAGTCTGTGTGGGAGAACCTTCGTCCAGTCGTTCATCGAGGCCAATGAGAGTGATGTCATTGAAGTTTGTCGCACTGCTGGCAAGCGCGTGGAGAACGGCAGGAACCTGTGCATCAGCAACTCAGATATGAAAGTGTATGATATAATATCACTCCGAATAAATGAGAACTGTTATATTATAATGTTGAGGGAGAGAAATGGCAAAGTAGTTCTAGCCTGTAACAAAGTAAAGGATCAGTGTTTCCCTGTTCATTATCAAAAATGGACAAATCAGAAAGCTGGAAAGGTGAAATGTTCTAATAACCCTCAGTGA